The following proteins are co-located in the Malus sylvestris chromosome 13, drMalSylv7.2, whole genome shotgun sequence genome:
- the LOC126597029 gene encoding AMP deaminase-like → MDSSSASSAPSASSVHLAMAAFVGASLMAISAFYIHKRSVDQVLERLIEFRRKPNRVSSNRAAVEAEEEEVYNDDEEERGFDSDGEVADVAIDRKMRPRSVEDKALHSYRISSSLPNVAMRSGGWVEEEARFDRPPNFGSPGVSSSLDKLNFIPSGLPLLRTDQRNGDGQSATHSSTNTRTPIGRLMTPRSQAGNALESIGDSDEEGTEYANEDDDIFNYGNADALDNSITSVYQNEGQMYQMTLSEAKSVVDRQGDGKVDTTSAHLVKKDLNFTSIPMTSSMHESISKEEEEVHKMIRECLDLRKRYLYKEEVAPWMVARLDSIAPEKKSDPFHFDPVEASTHCFRMEDGVIHVYASEKDPVDVFPVASATEFFTDMHYLLKVMSIGNVRSACHHRLRFLEEKFRVHLLLNADMEFLAQKSAPHRDFYNVRKVDTHVHHSACMNQKHLLSFIKSKLKKEPDEVVIFRDGKYLTLKEVFESLDLTGHDLNVDLLDVHADKSTFHRFDKFNLKYNPCGQSRLREIFLKQDNLIQGRFLAEVTKEVLSDLKASKYQMAEYRISVYGRKQSEWDQLASWFVNNEIYSENAVWLIQLPRLYNIYKKMGIVTSFQNILDNVFVPLFEATVDPNSHPQLHLFLMQVVGFDIVDDESKPERRPTKHMPTPSEWTNEFNPAYSYYAYYCYANLYTLNKLRESKGMQTIKFRPHCGEAGDVDHLAAGFLVCHNISHGVTLRKTPVLQYLYYLAQVGLAMSPLSNNSLFLDYHRNPFPMFFQRGLNVSLSSDDPLQIHLTKEPLVEEYSVAAQVWKLSACDLCEIARNSVYQSGFSHVAKAHWLGSKYFLRGPEGNDMQKSNVPPSRIAFRHKTWKEEVQYIFSGKARFPEEVDP, encoded by the exons CCTTCGGCTTCCTCTGTGCACTTAGCCATGGCGGCCTTCGTCGGCGCCTCCCTCATGGCCATCTCCGCCTTCTACATTCACAAGCGCAGCGTCGATCAGGTCCTCGAGCGCCTCATTGAGTTCCGCCGCAAGCCTAATCGAGTTTCCAGCAACCGCGCCGCGGTTGAAGCCGAAGAGGAAGAAGTTTACAACGATGACGAAGAGGAGCGAGGGTTTGATTCCGACGGCGAGGTCGCTGACGTGGCAATTGATCGGAAGATGCGGCCGAGGTCGGTGGAAGATAAGGCTCTTCACTCGTATAGGATATCTTCTTCGCTGCCCAATGTGGCTATGAGGAGCGGCGGTTGGGTGGAAGAGGAAGCTAGGTTCGATCGGCCACCCAATTTTGGATCTCCAGGGGTTTCTTCTTCGTTGGACAAGCTCAATTTCATTCCCTCCGGGCTTCCGCTTCTTCGGACCGATCAGAGAAACG GAGACGGTCAGTCTGCTACTCACTCTAGTACCAATACAAGGACACCAATTGGTAGGCTAATGACTCCGAGATCCCAGGCTGGAAATGCCCTCGAAAGTATTGGAGACTCCGACGAGGAAGGAACTGAGTATGCAAATGAAGATGACGATATTTTCAACTACGGGAATGCAGATGCTTTAGATAATTCCATAACT tCAGTTTACCAAAATGAAG GTCAAATGTATCAAATGACATTAAGTGAAGCAAAATCTGTTGTGGATCGTCAAGGTGATGGAAAGGTAGATACAACTTCAGCACACTTGGTGAAGAAGGATCTAAATTTTACCAGCATACCAATGACTTCATCAATGCATG AGTCAATaagcaaagaagaagaggaagtacATAAGATGATTCGAGAATGCTTGGATCTGCGTAAGAGGTATCTTTACAAGGAAGAGGTTGCTCCATGGATGGTAGCTAGGCTAGACTCTATTGCACCAGAGAAGAAAAGTGACCCATTTCATTTTGATCCTGTGGAAGCATCAACT CATTGCTTTAGGATGGAAGATGGTGTCATACATGTTTATGCGAGTGAAAAGG ACCCTGTAGATGTATTCCCTGTTGCAAGTGCAACGGAATTTTTCACGGATATGCATTATCTTCTGAAAGTTATGTCTATTGGAAATGTTCGCTCTGCATGCCATCATAGGTTGCGATTTCTTGAGGAG AAATTTCGTGTTCATCTGTTGCTAAATGCGGATATGGAATTTTTAGCTCAGAAGAGTGCACCACACCGTGATTTTTACAATGTTAGAAAAGTTGATACACATGTGCATCATTCTGCTTGCATGAACCAGAAGCATCTCCTCTCATTCATCAAGTCAAAGCTAAAAAAAGAACCTGATGAG GTTGTCATATTCAGAGATGGAAAATATCTTACACTCAAGGAAGTTTTTGAGAGTTTGGACTTGACAGG GCATGACCTGAATGTTGACTTATTGGATGTTCATGCGGATAAGAGTACTTTCCATCGATTTGACAAATTCAACTTAAAGTATAATCCATGTGGACAGAGCAGACTTCGTGAGATATTCTTGAAGCAGGACAATCTTATCCAAG GGCGGTTTTTAGCAGAAGTAACAAAAGAAGTTTTGTCAGATCTCAAAGCCAGCAAATACCAg ATGGCAGAGTACAGGATTTCAGTTTATGGAAGAAAACAAAGTGAGTGGGATCAGTTGGCTAGTTGGTTTGTTAACAATGAAATTTATAGTGAGAATGCTGTCTGGTTAATACAG CTACCACGGTTGTACAATATCTACAAAAAGATGGGAATTGTCACCTCTTTCCAGAATATTTTAGACAATGTGTTCGTGCCACTCTTTGAAGCTACAGTTGATCCAAACTCCCATCCTCAACTACATTTGTTCCTGATGCAG GTGGTGGGTTTTGACATTGTAGATGATGAAAGTAAACCAGAACGCCGTCCAACTAAACATATGCCAACACCATCAGAATGGACTAATGAATTCAATCCTGCATACTCTTATTATGCATATTACTGCTATGCAAACTTGTACACTCTTAATAAG CTGCGTGAATCTAAAGGAATGCAAACAATCAAATTTCGGCCTCACTGTGGAGAG GCGGGTGATGTTGACCATTTGGCTGCTGGATTCCTTGTATGCCATAATATCTCGCATGGGGTTACTCTTCGGAAAACCCCTGTTTTGCAGTATCTGTATTATCTGGCACAG GTTGGATTGGCAATGTCACCTTTGAGCAACAATTCCCTTTTCTTGGATTACCATCGCAACCCCTTTCCTATGTTCTTCCAACGTGGTCTAAATGTCTCACTTTCAAGTGATGATCCTCTCCAAATTCATTTGACAAAAGAACCACTTGTGGAAGAATATAGTGTTGCAGCACAG GTATGGAAGCTCAGTGCTTGTGACCTCTGCGAGATAGCTAGAAATTCTGTCTATCAATCAGGATTTTCACATGTAGCAAAG GCGCATTGGCTTGGTAGCAAGTACTTCCTGAGAGGACCTGAAGGAAACGATATGCAGAAGTCAAACGTGCCCCCTTCGAGGATTGCCTTTAGACATAAG ACTTGGAAGGAGGAAGTACAGTATATCTTTTCAGGAAAAGCGAGGTTTCCGGAAGAAGTAGATCCATGA
- the LOC126595963 gene encoding thioredoxin H-type-like, giving the protein MGGNTSHFEDSDESPLEHLSRIVAFHSQDQWNTHFAAVKDSNKLMVIDFTAKWCGPCRAMEPIFREYANKFTDVEFVKLDVDELSDVAVEFSVEAMPSFVFVKNGEVVDKVVGARKDELQKKIEKHRKS; this is encoded by the exons atgggagGTAACACGTCACACTTTGAAGACTCGGATGAATCTCCACTTGAACACTTGTCTCGCATCGTGGCCTTCCATTCCCAGGACCAATGGAACACCCACTTTGCTGCCGTCAAAGACAGCAATAAACTG ATGGTGATTGATTTCACGGCTAAATGGTGTGGACCTTGTAGAGCCATGGAACCAATCTTCAGAGAGTACGCTAATAAATTCACCGACGTTGAGTTCGTCAAGCTTGATGTCGACGAGCTATCG GATGTGGCAGTGGAGTTTAGTGTGGAGGCAATGCCTTCATTTGTGTTCGTGAAGAATGGGGAGGTGGTTGATAAGGTCGTGGGGGCCAGGAAAGATGAACTGCAGAAGAAGATTGAGAAACACAGGAAATCATAA
- the LOC126595960 gene encoding uncharacterized protein LOC126595960 gives MEATAASDLSDGPVLSLINKRIRALRKKQNRIIQMEESLAQGKVLNKEQEGVLKSKPGVFALIEELEKLRQPLADAVAEEQSLAVQRHQVSAPTPPISDDKPNVLQPSESDDRQAAAVEELLNLLYFGSLFDVKSQSDFTRIILTRTHERECCLTYDTITDDDTEMLAPRDLDLISSLGGFLISRPGDSSLSHKNALQQCLEHAKRWLAKSEQPIEPNSNVTYAGLRERLSKIMASDYFTTTPQMKEVSAAAAAGNYAPFQVPVHESISPVQVPVQLDFQQKVEDTANFQGHDTGDSQSSHTEELQKDEVVTENQSEAVSAQQEKVQLETEADYNQRDVEFEQQHASRRPYQNQRGGRGGGGRRGYTNGRGGRGNGRGGGSFQNGRNQYYDQPGNYYPRPYYNNRGRGGRGGGSSYNHQDAAQEGHASANVGVAS, from the exons ATGGAGGCCACCGCGGCTTCGGACCTCTCCGACGGACCAGTCCTCAGCCTCATTAACAAGCGCATCCGAGCCCTCCGCAAAAAGCAGAACCGCATAATCCAGATGGAGGAGTCTCTTGCCCAAGGCAAGGTCCTCAACAAGGAGCAGGAGGGCGTCCTCAAATCCAAGCCCGGCGTCTTTGCCCTAATcgaagagctcgagaagcttcgACAGCCTCTCGCTGATGCCGTCgccgaagagcaaagcctcgccgtGCAGCGCCATCAGGTCTCCGCCCCTACCCCGCCTATCTCCGATGATAAGCCCAATGTCCTCCAGCCCAGTGAATCGGACGACCGCCAAGCTGCCGCCGTCGAGGAGCTTCTGAATCTGCTCTACTTTGGGTCCTTGTTCGACGTGAAGTCGCAGAGTGACTTCACCCGGATTATTCTAACCAGGACCCACGAGAGAGAATGCTGCTTGACCTACGATACCATCACTGACGATGACACTGAGATGCTCGCCCCGAGGGACTTGGATTTGATTTCGTCTCTCGGTGGATTTTTGATCTCGCGGCCCGGCGATTCCAGCTTGTCGCATAAGAATGCGTTGCAGCAATGCCTCGAACACGCCAAGCGTTGGCTCGCGAAGTCGGAGCAACCCATTGAGCCGAATTCCAATGTGACAT ATGCGGGCTTGAGAGAGAGGCTCAGTAAGATTATGGCTTCGGACTACTTTACCACAACGCCGCAAATGAAAGAAGTTTCGGCCGCAGCAGCTGCAGGGAACTATGCTCCATTTCAGGTGCCGGTACATGAGTCTATCTCGCCTGTCCAGGTGCCTGTCCAGCTGGATTTCCAGCAGAAG GTTGAAGACACTGCAAATTTTCAAGGACATGATACAGGTGATAGCCAATCGAGTCATACAGAGGAACTTCAGAAG GATGAAGTAGTGACAGAAAATCAGTCGGAGGCTGTCTCAGCTCAACAAGAAAAGGTTCAGCTAGAAACAGAAGCAGACTACAACCAGAGAGATGTAGAATTCGAGCAACAGCATGCTTCTCGCAGACCATACCAAAACCAAAGAGGTGGTCGTGGGGGAGGTGGCCGTAGAGGTTACACTAATGGCCGTGGAGGTCGAGGCAATGGCAGAGGAGGTGGTTCCTTCCAGAATGGTCGCAACCAGTATTACGACCAGCCTGGAAATTATTATCCAAGACCCTACTATAACAATAGGGGAAGGGGTGGTAGGGGTGGCGGGTCCTCATACAACCACCAAGATGCAGCTCAAGAGGGTCATGCCTCGGCCAACGTTGGAGTTGCTTCATAA